The following coding sequences are from one Polynucleobacter sp. JS-JIR-II-50 window:
- a CDS encoding TolC family protein has product MPSNFFTCIFLALLYDTQAGAQSLPVFHSSNTQFRPIALSAYIGEVNLDNPTIKIKNLNSDSAASVAKQAGRPYISPILTYVRGSMYTQTPYVGYTNPSSNTYGASITVEGWGKRSAREAQAQADLNRQMAEALTESKSVETQAIFAYIDALRTKLLWQSYQAAIDRLKPFASDEASRNKAEFQVAQGVLSNDLKYYSYTLVSFVGNAEKELPLPVGTLNMPPENFNVKTLVSEGLEKRTDVRQGKASIDSATANLETIKASKGVDLMPGIYYTETPSYSTGGLDYGAQKSFSFLLSIPIGNGFMIDSDVIAGSNSIAEQEVNLVATKTRVITELNQTYLQYEAAKERLERANLAYSVTKTSKKVGIQAVLQLREAEYELFDARTVHAKTLILLKRLSGNFDVPNLN; this is encoded by the coding sequence ATGCCCTCAAATTTTTTTACCTGTATTTTTTTAGCCTTACTCTATGACACACAAGCCGGGGCTCAATCACTTCCCGTCTTCCACTCAAGCAACACCCAATTCCGACCAATAGCGCTTTCTGCCTACATTGGCGAGGTGAATTTGGATAACCCAACCATCAAGATAAAAAATCTAAATTCTGATTCTGCGGCCTCAGTTGCAAAGCAAGCAGGTCGACCCTATATAAGCCCAATTTTGACCTATGTACGCGGCAGTATGTATACCCAAACGCCATACGTTGGATATACAAATCCCTCCTCAAATACTTACGGTGCCTCTATTACTGTTGAGGGTTGGGGTAAGCGCTCCGCCAGGGAAGCTCAAGCACAAGCTGACCTGAATCGCCAAATGGCCGAAGCCTTAACGGAAAGCAAGTCTGTTGAAACCCAGGCAATTTTTGCTTACATAGATGCCTTACGCACTAAATTACTGTGGCAGTCTTATCAAGCTGCAATTGATCGACTCAAGCCGTTTGCATCTGATGAGGCCTCAAGAAACAAGGCAGAGTTTCAGGTTGCTCAGGGCGTTCTTAGTAATGACCTTAAATATTATTCATACACTTTGGTGAGTTTTGTTGGCAATGCCGAGAAAGAATTGCCATTGCCTGTGGGCACATTAAATATGCCGCCAGAAAATTTTAATGTGAAGACGTTGGTTTCAGAAGGATTGGAAAAAAGAACTGATGTACGCCAAGGAAAGGCTTCAATAGATTCTGCAACTGCTAATTTAGAGACGATTAAAGCCAGTAAAGGGGTCGATCTAATGCCCGGTATTTACTATACTGAAACGCCCTCTTACTCTACAGGCGGACTTGATTATGGCGCTCAAAAATCGTTTAGTTTTTTATTATCCATACCTATAGGTAATGGCTTCATGATCGATTCTGATGTCATCGCGGGATCCAATTCGATTGCAGAACAGGAGGTTAACTTAGTGGCCACTAAAACTAGAGTGATCACAGAACTTAACCAAACTTATTTGCAATATGAAGCGGCTAAAGAGCGCCTAGAGAGAGCTAATTTAGCCTATAGCGTTACTAAAACTTCCAAGAAAGTTGGTATACAGGCCGTTTTACAGCTCAGAGAGGCGGAGTATGAGCTATTTGATGCGCGCACGGTTCACGCTAAAACGCTTATACTTTTGAAACGCCTTAGTGGTAATTTTGATGTCCCCAATCTGAATTGA
- a CDS encoding YqiA/YcfP family alpha/beta fold hydrolase, producing MPSTLVVYLHGFRSSPRSSKAILTGDAIKALSTLENQIEWYCPQLLASPKASMDMVIQHIEASTHDHLVVIGSSLGGYYTNYLAEKFGCKAVILNPAVRAPKELAPHVGMLTSYDTNEPYDFRPEYIDELKALQVESISNPSRYFLIAAKGDELLDWQEMVDFYKGSEHLVLDGGDHGISDYPVHLPKVLNFISR from the coding sequence ATGCCTTCAACTTTAGTAGTCTATTTGCATGGTTTTCGCTCCTCCCCAAGATCGAGTAAAGCGATCTTGACGGGGGATGCAATAAAAGCATTATCCACATTAGAGAATCAAATTGAGTGGTATTGCCCTCAGTTGTTAGCTTCACCAAAGGCCAGCATGGATATGGTGATACAGCATATTGAAGCATCAACTCATGATCACTTAGTGGTTATCGGATCCTCTTTGGGTGGCTACTACACCAACTACTTGGCCGAAAAATTTGGCTGTAAAGCTGTCATTCTTAACCCGGCAGTCAGAGCGCCAAAAGAGTTGGCGCCGCATGTTGGAATGCTAACCTCATACGATACCAACGAGCCTTACGATTTTCGTCCAGAATATATTGATGAACTAAAGGCGCTACAGGTTGAATCTATTAGCAACCCGTCGCGCTACTTTCTGATCGCCGCAAAAGGTGACGAGCTCCTGGATTGGCAGGAAATGGTTGATTTCTACAAGGGTTCAGAGCATTTGGTGCTTGATGGGGGTGACCATGGTATTTCAGATTACCCAGTTCATTTGCCCAAAGTTCTGAATTTCATTTCTAGATAG
- a CDS encoding ion channel produces the protein MLSLFQNTDLPSFGTLFNEINTDMGNGQIWVIVVSACLMLAVHAVAVLGIAGAFHAIDEVMTRRRIVGASFLSYFVAILLVIAIHLAEIVVWAYICVALKVFPTNPQTFYFAGEMYTTVGYGDYKLSEQWRILPIIISFSGIFAVSMSGAALYTMMGALLGHNNQNPRSGSGF, from the coding sequence ATGCTTAGCCTTTTTCAAAATACTGACCTTCCTAGCTTTGGAACCCTATTTAATGAGATCAATACAGATATGGGCAATGGTCAGATCTGGGTGATTGTTGTAAGCGCATGCCTGATGCTGGCCGTTCATGCGGTTGCCGTTCTAGGTATTGCTGGTGCATTTCATGCAATCGATGAAGTCATGACCAGACGGCGCATTGTTGGGGCAAGCTTTCTGTCGTATTTCGTGGCCATACTCTTAGTTATTGCTATCCATTTAGCTGAAATCGTAGTCTGGGCCTATATTTGCGTAGCCTTAAAGGTGTTCCCGACCAACCCACAAACCTTTTACTTTGCCGGTGAAATGTATACCACTGTTGGATATGGTGATTACAAGCTATCAGAGCAGTGGCGCATTCTGCCCATCATCATCTCTTTTTCAGGGATTTTTGCAGTATCAATGTCAGGCGCTGCCTTGTACACAATGATGGGTGCACTGCTAGGTCACAATAATCAAAACCCAAGATCTGGATCTGGCTTTTAA
- the glxR gene encoding 2-hydroxy-3-oxopropionate reductase — protein MSKQLKLGFVGLGIMGAPMAGHLVNAGHEVFINTRSKVPEGLASSSAVQCSSPQEVASKADIIFTMVPDTPDVEKVLFGDNGIASGLTKGKVVVDMSSISPISTKEFAKKINALGCDYLDAPVSGGELGAKNATLSIMVGGDEDVFEKVKPVFELMGKNINLVGGNGDGQTAKVANQIIVALNIEAVAEALLFASKAGADPAKVRQALMGGFASSKILEVHGERMVKRTFDPGFRIELHQKDLNLALNSARALGVSLPNTATAQELFNSCAAHGGKSWDHSAMVRALEKLANFEIGQKA, from the coding sequence ATGAGTAAGCAATTAAAGCTAGGATTTGTTGGTCTAGGAATAATGGGTGCGCCCATGGCAGGCCATTTAGTTAATGCAGGGCACGAAGTTTTTATCAACACTCGCAGCAAGGTGCCGGAAGGACTAGCGTCTTCATCTGCGGTCCAATGCTCCTCACCTCAAGAAGTTGCTAGCAAAGCCGACATTATTTTTACTATGGTCCCAGACACTCCTGATGTTGAGAAGGTGCTATTTGGTGACAACGGAATAGCTTCTGGTCTTACCAAAGGGAAGGTTGTTGTTGATATGAGCTCCATATCACCAATTTCTACTAAAGAGTTTGCTAAGAAAATTAACGCATTAGGTTGCGATTACTTGGATGCCCCAGTTTCTGGCGGTGAGCTTGGTGCAAAAAATGCGACCCTCTCAATCATGGTTGGCGGAGATGAGGATGTCTTTGAGAAAGTGAAGCCTGTATTTGAGTTGATGGGCAAAAATATTAATCTCGTGGGTGGAAATGGAGATGGTCAAACCGCTAAGGTGGCCAACCAAATCATTGTTGCCTTGAATATTGAGGCTGTAGCAGAAGCACTCTTGTTTGCTTCTAAGGCTGGCGCAGATCCTGCAAAGGTGCGTCAGGCTTTAATGGGCGGTTTTGCTAGCTCCAAGATCCTAGAGGTGCATGGCGAAAGAATGGTTAAGCGCACATTTGATCCTGGTTTCAGAATTGAATTGCATCAAAAAGATTTGAACCTCGCTCTCAATAGTGCGAGAGCTCTGGGTGTCTCATTGCCAAATACGGCAACAGCACAGGAATTATTTAATTCATGCGCAGCTCATGGTGGTAAATCCTGGGATCACTCAGCAATGGTGCGCGCTTTAGAGAAGCTTGCAAATTTTGAAATTGGGCAAAAGGCATAA
- the hyi gene encoding hydroxypyruvate isomerase — MPQFAANLTMLFNEVPFMERFEKAAKSGFQAVEFLFPYAFSAEDIKQNLEQNRLKLVLHNLPAGDWDAGERGIACLPDRVAEFQEGVANAIQYAKALDVKQLNCLAGKIPAGADKELLHKTFISNLRYAASALKDVNIKLLIEPINTFDIPGFYLFRTQQALDILDEVGSDNLFIQYDIYHAQRMEGELCKTIGTNLSKIAHIQLADNPGRNEPGTGEINYPHLFQFIDSIGYRGWIGCEYKPASNTEAGLGWIKSLNK; from the coding sequence ATGCCACAATTCGCTGCCAATCTCACCATGCTTTTTAATGAAGTGCCGTTTATGGAGCGGTTTGAAAAAGCAGCGAAGTCTGGATTTCAGGCTGTGGAATTTCTGTTTCCTTACGCTTTTTCTGCTGAAGATATCAAGCAAAATCTAGAGCAAAATAGACTCAAATTAGTTCTTCATAATTTACCTGCTGGTGATTGGGATGCAGGCGAACGCGGCATTGCCTGTTTGCCAGATCGTGTCGCAGAGTTTCAGGAGGGCGTTGCTAATGCTATTCAGTATGCAAAAGCGCTTGATGTTAAGCAGTTAAATTGTTTGGCTGGAAAAATTCCCGCCGGTGCTGATAAAGAGTTATTGCATAAAACATTTATTTCAAACTTACGTTATGCGGCCAGCGCCCTTAAAGATGTCAATATCAAACTTCTGATAGAGCCAATCAATACATTCGATATTCCTGGATTTTATTTATTCAGAACGCAGCAGGCCTTAGATATTCTCGATGAGGTGGGTTCAGATAATTTATTTATTCAGTATGACATCTACCATGCCCAGCGCATGGAAGGTGAGCTGTGCAAAACTATAGGAACCAATCTTTCTAAAATCGCTCACATTCAATTGGCGGATAACCCCGGCAGAAATGAGCCAGGTACTGGAGAAATTAATTACCCGCATCTATTTCAGTTCATTGATAGCATTGGTTATCGTGGCTGGATTGGTTGCGAATATAAGCCAGCATCTAATACCGAAGCAGGATTAGGTTGGATTAAAAGTCTAAATAAATAA
- a CDS encoding HNH endonuclease — MLSILKLDAGGIPQGWVNAEEATKQYADRSVLWTLGDPIFQMRGGISRSTGKQSIIELHSIIAVKGSAKINLFDVVPVITKHKLFKRDRGLCAYCGDPIHENQAEAEHIIPNSRGGKYSWMNLVISCRPCNQRKGNRIPEQAGMSLLYTPYLPSLYEDMILKGRNILADQMDFLAANLPKNSRLLESLL; from the coding sequence GTGCTGAGCATCTTGAAATTAGACGCAGGTGGAATTCCCCAGGGCTGGGTTAATGCAGAAGAAGCCACCAAACAATATGCTGATAGAAGCGTTTTGTGGACTTTAGGTGACCCCATTTTTCAAATGCGCGGTGGCATTTCGAGATCTACTGGCAAGCAGTCCATTATCGAATTGCACTCCATCATTGCGGTAAAGGGCAGTGCCAAGATTAATCTCTTTGATGTGGTTCCCGTCATTACAAAACATAAACTGTTCAAGCGTGATCGCGGACTATGTGCTTATTGTGGTGACCCCATACACGAAAACCAAGCTGAAGCCGAGCACATCATACCCAATAGTCGTGGTGGTAAATATAGCTGGATGAACTTAGTCATCTCGTGCAGGCCTTGTAATCAACGCAAGGGTAATCGCATACCAGAGCAAGCGGGCATGTCCTTGTTGTATACGCCATATTTACCCAGTCTTTATGAAGACATGATTCTAAAAGGGCGCAACATTTTGGCCGATCAAATGGACTTCCTTGCAGCTAATCTCCCTAAAAATAGCCGACTTTTAGAGAGTCTGCTCTGA
- a CDS encoding ankyrin repeat domain-containing protein, translating into MAYILSFLFGLNNFALAQSDGDIADFAKAAKFNDVSTVRSLVSKGVNPNSLDAKGELMLNLAIKDKSEDVITFLLTNKTTDVDISNKFGETPLMIASIEGNLPLVKRLIQIQKAQINHIGWTPLHYACARGHLEVAQYLLANGAIVDALSPSNTTPLMMAVQSGNEALVKLLLDKGADLQVRNSQGFTAIDIALIYEKPWIAEGLSSRWQKLYKQPYVAPKVLGQPKS; encoded by the coding sequence ATGGCCTATATTTTAAGCTTTTTATTCGGCTTAAATAACTTCGCTTTAGCCCAATCAGACGGCGACATTGCAGATTTTGCAAAAGCCGCCAAATTTAATGATGTCTCGACCGTAAGATCACTGGTATCTAAAGGCGTTAACCCAAATTCACTCGATGCCAAGGGAGAATTAATGCTGAATCTAGCAATTAAGGACAAGTCCGAGGATGTCATCACGTTTCTGCTGACTAATAAGACTACTGATGTGGATATTTCCAATAAGTTTGGTGAAACTCCACTCATGATTGCATCCATTGAAGGCAATTTACCCCTTGTAAAGAGGCTTATACAGATACAAAAGGCTCAAATTAATCACATAGGCTGGACTCCTTTGCATTACGCATGCGCGAGAGGCCATCTAGAGGTCGCTCAATATTTACTCGCCAATGGAGCTATTGTTGACGCACTTAGCCCAAGCAATACAACGCCATTAATGATGGCGGTTCAGTCCGGTAATGAAGCATTGGTTAAGTTATTGCTTGATAAAGGAGCTGATCTGCAGGTGCGTAACTCGCAAGGATTTACTGCTATCGATATAGCACTGATTTATGAAAAACCATGGATTGCTGAGGGCTTGAGTTCACGTTGGCAGAAGCTTTATAAACAGCCTTATGTAGCGCCAAAAGTTCTTGGGCAACCTAAATCCTGA
- a CDS encoding DUF4118 domain-containing protein, with translation MKINNAKRWAKPGLEGYFAAFCGVCIAFAIRYTLHPFLQSNLPMTVFILNTIVIALFYGYLPSVLTIAISIPLAFFFFVPPFDSFETPTAQDSFVFASYILIAFIAVGVVEWLQRERYRAILISRVSNSNFQMLSQASVYLKKERDSS, from the coding sequence ATGAAAATTAATAACGCTAAGCGCTGGGCAAAGCCCGGTCTCGAAGGCTATTTTGCAGCTTTTTGCGGAGTTTGTATTGCGTTTGCAATTAGGTATACCCTGCATCCTTTTTTGCAAAGCAATTTGCCTATGACAGTTTTCATACTAAACACTATCGTTATTGCACTATTTTATGGTTACCTACCTAGCGTTTTAACAATTGCTATCTCCATTCCGTTAGCGTTCTTTTTCTTTGTTCCGCCATTTGATTCTTTTGAAACGCCGACTGCCCAGGATTCGTTTGTTTTTGCTTCCTATATTCTTATCGCCTTTATAGCGGTGGGGGTTGTTGAATGGCTACAAAGAGAGCGCTATAGGGCCATCCTTATCTCCAGGGTAAGTAATAGTAATTTTCAAATGCTCAGTCAGGCTAGCGTTTATCTCAAGAAAGAGCGCGATTCTAGCTAA
- a CDS encoding carboxylesterase codes for MTDPILNSDRCLLFQQGSNGHAVVLLPGLCGSELEMGAIPRLLKQSGYSYAIPRIKGYSAHTGITSYKNWIDDVEQFVIDLMQMHTSVSLVGLSMGATLSLAVAERNSNIQSLSLLSPVLIFDGWSVPWYYPLLKAIYFLGIRNWHYKETAPYGVKNLEMRKRIKKAVEANSVSELGAAHLPARHLIESLKLIKETKKDLPSINSDVLIIHAVDDETASPKNPDLILNSISSETRRTIWLGNSYHIITVDNEREIVANETINFIAQSIKKEEISRETNLNTSSLIIRNRNES; via the coding sequence ATGACTGATCCAATACTAAATTCCGACCGCTGCCTTCTATTTCAGCAGGGAAGCAATGGGCATGCTGTTGTTCTGTTACCTGGGTTATGCGGGTCCGAACTAGAAATGGGCGCCATTCCTAGATTACTGAAGCAATCAGGATATAGCTACGCCATTCCCCGGATTAAGGGTTACTCTGCGCATACCGGCATTACATCCTATAAAAACTGGATTGATGATGTGGAGCAATTTGTTATTGATTTGATGCAAATGCATACATCAGTATCGCTAGTGGGGCTCAGTATGGGCGCAACCCTTTCCCTGGCTGTTGCAGAGCGCAATTCAAATATTCAAAGCTTGAGCTTACTTTCACCAGTGCTTATTTTTGATGGATGGTCAGTCCCCTGGTATTACCCTCTTCTTAAGGCTATATATTTTCTGGGTATTCGAAATTGGCATTACAAGGAAACAGCCCCGTACGGAGTAAAAAACCTCGAAATGCGAAAGCGCATCAAGAAAGCTGTGGAAGCCAACAGCGTCAGCGAGCTTGGGGCGGCACATTTACCTGCAAGGCATTTGATTGAGTCTTTAAAATTAATTAAAGAAACCAAAAAAGACCTACCTTCCATTAATTCAGATGTTTTGATTATTCATGCAGTTGACGATGAAACGGCTTCCCCCAAAAATCCTGACTTGATTCTTAATTCCATTTCATCCGAGACTAGACGTACGATTTGGCTGGGAAACTCATATCACATAATTACTGTTGATAATGAGCGCGAGATTGTAGCCAATGAAACCATTAACTTCATAGCGCAATCCATCAAAAAAGAAGAGATCTCAAGAGAAACGAATCTTAATACCTCTAGCTTAATAATTAGAAATCGTAATGAGAGTTAA
- a CDS encoding DUF3108 domain-containing protein, translating to MLLSVLGHLILFFGLPFISFSEPAPIADDLIIRTDLKVDPPKKIQITKAPKKIPKKSESTNVAEGLKLTTTGQQGGDSNLAGVAFKLPESGIIYYDSYVDGQKYQTGEIDWMVDGNNYRLYINIPYAFVGPFVFESRGSVDSYGIAPILYWSQRGSKPPRYSRFDRNESGRGRMFFSEKPEFTPEILPGTQDRFSLMFQLASLLNGDSKLDEAGSIRQIPVVDYNTLEMWNFKSYGETTSEDIPSLGKAVNRHYALMQRENDPYKRQVDIWLAKDLEWLPGRIRSQESNGRVLELVFKQKNPIATVVTP from the coding sequence TTGCTGCTATCGGTATTAGGGCATCTCATTCTTTTTTTTGGACTTCCATTTATCTCTTTTTCTGAACCTGCGCCAATCGCAGATGACTTAATTATTAGGACCGATCTAAAAGTAGATCCTCCAAAGAAGATTCAAATTACAAAAGCCCCAAAGAAGATTCCAAAGAAATCTGAATCGACCAACGTGGCTGAAGGCTTAAAGTTAACTACAACCGGTCAGCAGGGTGGCGACTCCAATCTGGCGGGCGTAGCTTTTAAATTACCCGAGTCAGGCATCATTTATTACGACTCATATGTGGATGGTCAAAAGTACCAAACCGGTGAGATCGATTGGATGGTCGATGGCAATAACTATCGCCTCTATATCAATATCCCGTATGCATTTGTTGGCCCATTTGTTTTTGAATCTCGTGGCTCGGTTGATTCCTATGGAATAGCCCCAATTCTCTATTGGTCACAACGGGGTTCAAAACCCCCTCGTTATTCGCGCTTCGATCGAAATGAAAGTGGGCGAGGGCGGATGTTCTTCTCTGAGAAACCTGAGTTCACCCCTGAAATATTGCCTGGAACCCAAGATCGCTTCAGTTTAATGTTCCAGTTAGCCTCACTATTAAATGGAGATAGCAAATTGGATGAGGCAGGGTCAATTCGGCAAATACCGGTGGTTGACTACAACACACTGGAGATGTGGAACTTTAAAAGCTATGGTGAAACGACTTCGGAGGATATTCCCAGTCTAGGCAAGGCTGTAAACCGTCATTACGCCTTAATGCAACGAGAAAACGACCCTTACAAGCGCCAGGTAGACATCTGGCTTGCAAAAGACCTTGAGTGGCTACCAGGGCGTATTCGCTCTCAAGAGTCGAACGGAAGGGTGCTTGAGCTGGTTTTCAAGCAAAAGAACCCTATTGCAACTGTAGTTACGCCTTAA